Proteins from a genomic interval of Euleptes europaea isolate rEulEur1 chromosome 18, rEulEur1.hap1, whole genome shotgun sequence:
- the LOC130489346 gene encoding reprimo-like protein encodes MNGTLFNQTLAEQGVYVNRSQDLSTLIGCCNGTGIVVASDGGASVLLPDERSLFINRVVQIAVLCVLSLTVVFGVFFLGCNLLIKSESMINFLVKDRRPSKDVGIAIMGLY; translated from the coding sequence ATGAATGGGACCTTATTTAACCAGACACTAGCAGAACAAGGTGTGTATGTCAACCGATCCCAAGACCTCAGCACACTGATTGGCTGCTGCAATGGGACGGGGATCGTGGTGGCCAGTGACGGGGGTGCATCGGTCCTGCTCCCGGACGAAAGGAGCCTCTTTATCAACCGTGTGGTCCAGATTGCAGTTCTCTGCGTGCTCTCGTTGACTGTGGTCTTTGGCGTCTTCTTTTTGGGATGTAATCTGCTCATTAAATCCGAGAGCATGATCAACTTCTTGGTCAAAGACCGGCGGCCGTCCAAAGATGTTGGCATCGCAATCATGGGTCTGTATTGA